One segment of Odontesthes bonariensis isolate fOdoBon6 chromosome 1, fOdoBon6.hap1, whole genome shotgun sequence DNA contains the following:
- the rbms1a gene encoding RNA-binding motif, single-stranded-interacting protein 1 isoform X1: MIFANTGNPLKTTNRKQWVSCVQSYPMTPSSPSSSSNSSSTGLEQLSKTNLYIRGLPPATTDLDLVKLCHQYGKIQSAKAILDKTTNKCKGYGFVDFDSPAAALKAVHALKTSGIQAQMAKQQEQDPTNLYISNLPLSVDEKELEKMLQPLGQVVSTRILRDYSGNSRGVGFARMDTTEQCNAVISHFNGKFIKLASGALAPSQPLLCKFADSQRKKHAHSGFVPNGQTADLRLGAMTLTYDPSSAAIQNGYYPSPYPVTNRIMTVQPAMSPYMSPVSAYQVQSHSWVAHQPYIMQHPAAVMSPSVDPSMSLHPTTMITQQMGQLSLGNAGTYIAANPSVQGAYMPQYPPMQAAPENGTPQQVDSSNNSSPYSQLSK, translated from the exons TGGGTTTCCTGTGTGCAGTCCTACCCCATGACTCCGTCCAGTCCCAgtagcagcagcaacagcagcagcacaggcCTGGAGCAGCTCAGCAAAACGAACCTTTACATCCGCGGCCTGCCTCCTGCTACTACAGACCTGGATTTGGTTAAACTCTGTCACCA GTATGGAAAGATTCAGTCTGCAAAGGCAATCCTGGACAAGACAACCAACAAGTGTAAAG GTTACGGCTTTGTCGACTTCGACAGCCCAGCAGCTGCTTTAAAGGCAGTACATGCTCTGAAAACCAGCGGCATACAGGCCCAGATGGCCAAG CAACAGGAGCAGGACCCCACAAATCTTTACATTTCCAACTTGCCTCTCTCCGTGGATGAGAAAGAGTTGGAGAAGATGCTGCAACCCTTGGGCCAGGTGGTCTCCACTCGAATCCTCCGAGACTACAGCGGTAACAGCCGAGGCGTGGGCTTTGCCAG GATGGACACAACAGAGCAGTGCAACGCAGTCATCTCCCACTTCAATGGAAAGTTCATAAAGTTAGCTTCTGGAGCTCTGG CCCCATCTCAGCCCTTGCTGTGTAAGTTTGCGGACAGTCAAAGGAAGAAACACGCTCACAGTGGATTTGTTCCCAATGGACAGACGGCAGATCTCAGACTA GGTGCAATGACTCTCACCTATGACCCCTCTTCAGCAGCCATACAGAATGG GTATTATCCTTCACCATATCCAGTGACCAACCGGATAATGACCGTGCAGCCTGCAATGTCTCCCTACATGTCCCCAGTCTCTGCTTACCAG GTGCAGAGTCATTCTTGGGTGGCACATCAACCATACATCATGCAACACCCG GCTGCTGTGATGTCTCCCTCTGTGGATCCCTCCATGTCACTGCACCCAACGACCATGATTACTCAGCAGATGGGACAACTGTCACTGGGAAATGCTGGAACT TATATTGCTGCCAACCCCAGTGTCCAGGGAGCTTACATGCCTCAGTATCCTCCCATGCAGGCAGCACCT GAAAACGGCACGCCGCAGCAAGTGGATTCTTCCAACAACTCATCTCCTTACAGTCAACTCAGCAAGTAA
- the rbms1a gene encoding RNA-binding motif, single-stranded-interacting protein 1 isoform X2 — MIFANTGNPLKTTNRKQSYPMTPSSPSSSSNSSSTGLEQLSKTNLYIRGLPPATTDLDLVKLCHQYGKIQSAKAILDKTTNKCKGYGFVDFDSPAAALKAVHALKTSGIQAQMAKQQEQDPTNLYISNLPLSVDEKELEKMLQPLGQVVSTRILRDYSGNSRGVGFARMDTTEQCNAVISHFNGKFIKLASGALAPSQPLLCKFADSQRKKHAHSGFVPNGQTADLRLGAMTLTYDPSSAAIQNGYYPSPYPVTNRIMTVQPAMSPYMSPVSAYQVQSHSWVAHQPYIMQHPAAVMSPSVDPSMSLHPTTMITQQMGQLSLGNAGTYIAANPSVQGAYMPQYPPMQAAPENGTPQQVDSSNNSSPYSQLSK, encoded by the exons TCCTACCCCATGACTCCGTCCAGTCCCAgtagcagcagcaacagcagcagcacaggcCTGGAGCAGCTCAGCAAAACGAACCTTTACATCCGCGGCCTGCCTCCTGCTACTACAGACCTGGATTTGGTTAAACTCTGTCACCA GTATGGAAAGATTCAGTCTGCAAAGGCAATCCTGGACAAGACAACCAACAAGTGTAAAG GTTACGGCTTTGTCGACTTCGACAGCCCAGCAGCTGCTTTAAAGGCAGTACATGCTCTGAAAACCAGCGGCATACAGGCCCAGATGGCCAAG CAACAGGAGCAGGACCCCACAAATCTTTACATTTCCAACTTGCCTCTCTCCGTGGATGAGAAAGAGTTGGAGAAGATGCTGCAACCCTTGGGCCAGGTGGTCTCCACTCGAATCCTCCGAGACTACAGCGGTAACAGCCGAGGCGTGGGCTTTGCCAG GATGGACACAACAGAGCAGTGCAACGCAGTCATCTCCCACTTCAATGGAAAGTTCATAAAGTTAGCTTCTGGAGCTCTGG CCCCATCTCAGCCCTTGCTGTGTAAGTTTGCGGACAGTCAAAGGAAGAAACACGCTCACAGTGGATTTGTTCCCAATGGACAGACGGCAGATCTCAGACTA GGTGCAATGACTCTCACCTATGACCCCTCTTCAGCAGCCATACAGAATGG GTATTATCCTTCACCATATCCAGTGACCAACCGGATAATGACCGTGCAGCCTGCAATGTCTCCCTACATGTCCCCAGTCTCTGCTTACCAG GTGCAGAGTCATTCTTGGGTGGCACATCAACCATACATCATGCAACACCCG GCTGCTGTGATGTCTCCCTCTGTGGATCCCTCCATGTCACTGCACCCAACGACCATGATTACTCAGCAGATGGGACAACTGTCACTGGGAAATGCTGGAACT TATATTGCTGCCAACCCCAGTGTCCAGGGAGCTTACATGCCTCAGTATCCTCCCATGCAGGCAGCACCT GAAAACGGCACGCCGCAGCAAGTGGATTCTTCCAACAACTCATCTCCTTACAGTCAACTCAGCAAGTAA